A segment of the Polyodon spathula isolate WHYD16114869_AA chromosome 17, ASM1765450v1, whole genome shotgun sequence genome:
TTAATACTGACTTCTTTGCAGAGATTGTAAGGTTATCTGTAAGAgccacccaccccccaccccaaacccCCATGTCTCCAGACACACAACCACACCTCGCCCCAAACAACAAGCACCCCTTGTACTGAAAATAGATTTCCAGTATCCAGAAAGTGATTTTAATTTCACTAAGCATCTGGCAACTACATTTGCTCTACAAGATAAACAATATCTAATTTTGTCACAGAAATCACCATCTATGCAACAGTGCATTGTAAAATCCAGTCACATTCAGTGTAAGggaagtaaatatatatatatatatatatatatattatatatatatatatatttatcaaaatAGTTTTGTACAAAAACGaatagtttttttcaaaaaaatttgTCCAAGTAAATCATTTCGACTGTCTATCAATGacattttgttataaaaacaaaatgaaaaaaaaacaaaaaaaaacaaatatacactGTACAATGTCGTGTTCCAAATtgaaataccaaaacaaaaatatgataaaAGGTTACAATGCCGAGGGAATTGGATGGACAATGACATAAGGTTTTAAAGCACAGGTGTACAAGAGAATGTTTATCTGCTATAGGCCAACTTGTAGGTTCTGTGTGTAGCAAGAAAaggctttttctttctttcttccttccttCCAAGTGGTTGGAGATTAAAACTGTTCTGACAGCAGCTCACACAGCCTCCGAGATACAGTCTCCCTGCTTGTCCGCAATGTCAGGCGATACATCtgcaacaaacaaaccaaaagaaatcAAATACTGTTCACACTTCACCGATACCATGTAAGCCTATATGaattcaaacatatatatatatttttaagaccTGTGAGAAAAACAGAATCTTTTTTCTTGCAAGATAAGAACTCCACGTACCTGAGCTTGTGTGTTCGGCTCTAACCGCAGTAAACATCCCACTTGAATGTTTTTCGAGTGGATTACTCCAGCCCCAGTAAAGTTAGAAGGGTTGGGGTCTACCATGTCCAGCAGGGCTACACCAAAACCAATTATctgcaaacaaaaataagagCTCAATTAACCATTCACCACAGAGAAATGCAATTTGGCAGGTGGACACACCAAACAAAGGGCACTAAATGAAAGAGCTGCAGCCAAACTGTGTGTGTCCTTGCATTAAAGGCTCGGTCAACATTTATCACAAACGGGTTTTACACGGACGCCTCTTATACTAGTTCAGCACAGAGTAACTTTACAAGAAGACAACCTATTAAAACTAACCGAATACTTTCAGGGTCTTTGGACACAGATGGACATACTGGATTGGGTTACAGGTtgctgtgttgagtggagttctcttccCTAGAGCATTCATTTTGCTCATCAGTATATATGGATTGCCATGACGAGTCTTTCTTTAAGTCACCAGGACCAGAATCAATGTTTTTATGAAGGAAATTCTACTGTGCATTGCAGGTGTTGTTCATACCTTGGCCTTTGTAACCTCTGTGTCCATGGGATGCTTTGCTTTAAAGATCTTCTGCACCTCTTGCTGTGGACTGTCAATGATAAAACAGAAGGATTTACATGAAGGGGGGGTGCTGCTGTTCACCGAGTAATGGCAGGCAAGAGGAGATCAGTGGGCAGGAACAATAAAGTGACTGCTTTTAGCAAGgacagcactgtttttatatgcCTAAAGGTTTTATAATACAGCATGTGAACATTGGAAACCCTGCTATTAAATGACTGACATGTCAAACATCCACAACTTCTAAAACTAAGCAGAGCTACGTTTAGAAAATTACAGGGGAAGACTACTAACTAAACTAAAGGGTTATGGCGTTTCTTTTGGTATTTGGGAACATTACAAGGCGCTAGTGTGTGGCAGTgcaccctccctcctccctcctcagcAAGCAGCAGACTCCGTCCCATTGAAAACATTCATCTGAGCCTAAACGGAAGCTGGTTCTTACATGTTAAGTTGTTTCCAACGCTGAAAGAAATCTTGAGATGTCATTTCCGTGGGCTGGAAAAACTTATTGAGGGTAATGGGCAGCTTGACAGACATGTTCTGCAGGGCTCCTCCGTATCTAGAAAACAAAGCAGCACCAAAAATCAACCGTCCTTGTTATCCAGCTGTTTTGGACACAAATCAGGGCCCATTCTTTAAAAGGTTAAAGTGAATTCCCGTAGCGCTCACCTGAACTGAATGTTGAGAATCGGCGCTTCCACGAAGTCTGACACACACTCGATGTTTAATATTTGTTGTACCTGTGCTCCTCCGTCCACTGCTGGATCCACCTGTTTAGTCTGAATATTTAGTTGTAGGAAGCAGTCAAGGAATTAAACCAAAGTAAAAACAACTATCAACTTGCGCAGAATACtcaaccatattttttttttgcaacagaagCTTCAGCTGGTTCattgtacagtaatccatcgcgtaTCCGCCCTCGCCGTTTATCccccatgatcaacctcttcagcaacattcgtttattattaaacagagaagattagttcagatactgCAGTCAGATATGCCACGTGTTACTGTATGTCAGTTCTGTTGTACTGTAAACCTCACACGTCATTCAATTTTAGCAAATTTCACATTACTGGCTGCTAACTGTAGCCATGTTCTGGAAATgatgcaaaataaatgtaaaaggaTATGAGTTTTTAGAGCGTCCTGACAGATCACTGCCGTTGAAAAACTCAGAAACTGAGTGGAGGTCTTGTTTCCATAAAATATATACATCCGACCTGGAGATGACAGAGGAATCGTTTAAAAAATGCAACCGTTTCTATTGCTTGATTCtacacaatttattattattattattatttattattattattattattattattattattattattattattattattattccttttattttactaggaaatcaCATTGAAATTGAAACCTATTTTGCAACTGAGACCTAGCCAAGAAATGTAgcagcagtacaataaaacatattacaatacaaaatacaaatacagaaataaaatacatttaaaacactagACAAGTcatactcaataaaataaacaatcaattaGTGACAGATGTAATCATCTACTTCAAACAAGCACAACTCTCAATTAGataatcatgcagtttactcttaaattgtacTCACCCAAATTTTGTCTGAATTCCGATTTAAGTCCAATTTGCATCAGCTGGTTTTCAAACAGTACACCGTTATTTTTGCATACAAATCTACAggggaaacaaataaataaaaagaagagaTGCAAAAAAAGGGAGATGCAAAAAAAGAGAgatgcaagacagagagagagagagagagcacaaacCAAAGACTCAACTTGCAGAATCAAAGCTTCAAGACAACATGCAGCAAGCAAGGTGAAGGGTACAGCAATCAAAATTACATCAAACCAGACCTAGGAACCCAGGTTCTACACAGTCTGTGGGTTTATTCTGTCCTGTAAAGCTCCTGAAAATCACTTATTATGACTTTGGTACTCCACgcatgacagtgtgtgtgtgtgtgtgtgtgtgtgtgtgtgtgtgtgtgtgtgtgtgtgtgtgtgtgtgtgtgtgtgtgtgcgcatgcgtGCGGTTTTCAGCATTGTGGAGAACTTGAGCGAAGGAATATCAAAACAAAGTTTCAGAACTGTtcaagataacttttttttttttaaatgcatacaaagCTAAATGTGTACTACGAATTCAACACGAATTATGAAAATCAGAGCAATCAATCCAAGAAATTCCTACATGAAAAGAACTGAGGAGACGGACATAAACATTTAATGTAACACTGCAGCCCTGCTCAGGTAATAAAGACATTGAGCCTTGCCAGATAAGAAACggttgtttcattttaaatgacgCACTGCActcatgtaaaataaattcaataaatagTTAActatagctaaataaataaacaaaaactaacagGTAAAAACCAGCCCAGTCTGTGATACCTACTGTCACGCATGTGTGGGCTTGTGTGGAGGGAGGTTGGGGTTGGAGTTAGGAATTGCTTACTTGTCAACCAGTTCACCAGCATCATGCGCAGTTGCAGCTGGATCGTCAGCGGAACCAATTTGAGGGCTAACATTGCAGCACAGAAAGAagacagggagagaaagagagggagcaGCACAATGCCCAAAACAGTTAGCATCAGTAACGACAGTTATGAGATTAGCACGTGGGGACAGAAGTCAAAAGGACACCTGACGGAACACAGCAGCTTCCTGCTTTATTACCTGCATGTACTTCTGCTGGTCTGCTGCCTGTAATTGTCAGTCTGTCCTTTAGACAGGATACATTGCTGTCCAAGCCCACAGTAATTCTAGACAGTTTTTAAAATGGCTTAACTCCACATTCTTTTACCAAAAATATATAGTCAATACGCTGATGGAACCGAACCTGAATTCATTCTAGTTGACCTGGCTGTGTTTCTCTATAAAGCCCTACACCGTTCCATTTGAACTAATAACCATCCAAATcctattaaataaacaaatgtagctGTTAAATAGGAAACACCCACTGctttaaaacctattttattcACTCTCATCAgtccttttttcccccccaattgCTTTTAGTATCCGTTCACTTTGCAGCAGTTATTTTTGCTTGGACACGGGTGAGTGTATATATATGTCAAACACCACAAAACCCACAATTCTGGCAGGCATCTGAGAACTCGCTATATACTGCAGTGCAATCcttcaaacaaaaacaccacttCAATCCAACTACTACGAAAGAGCAAGGGGGCTCCAGAGATGGTGGTTATGCAAACGTGAGGCCAGGAAACAGGTTTTAAAGCACTGCCGAAACATAAcgaataaatataaaaagtgaaaagctgttaattcttgttaaaaaaaaaaatatatcaaaaaatCAAGAGAGAGCAGTTGATTGGGAGCTccacaccccgcctctgctcctGGCTGTACCTGGAAAAGTTCTCCTCGGCAGAGGGGGCCAGCGACGCGATGGCGGGAGAGTTGTCGGAGAACACATCCACAAGCAGGCTCCCCCCAGCAGAGGCAGGGGCCACAGAGTTCAGCACGGGGGCCGAACCCAGGCCCAGGAGGTCTGTGGAAGTCGAGGGAGTCGACTGCAAGAGAAGGAGTTTGAGAATGCATAGTCACACACCGCTGGCACAGCAATAGCTTTTTATTAGACGCATAAACTGAGAGAGGAGTCAGGATCATTCAGGATAAATACTTTTGCCTTAAAAAGTACTTtgatacatacaataataataataatatcaaaaatAACAGTGATGGTTATGCTGACTAGGAAGGTTCCTCGTTAGTTACCATGTCAGTGTGGAACAAGCAGTATTACAGTAAccaccatcacacacacacacaaagtacacagccaaacaCAAACCTCTACATAGGTGAAGCCGTGTTGTACAGGACACCAACAAGCACAGCACTGGTTCAGTACTTTGCTGACACATGAAAGCTGTAGTGATACGACTGTCAATTTTTAGTGGTTGTTTGCTTTTATCTTAGAACACGGATGAGCTCTCTGTAGTTTCcagatcgtttttttttttgtttgtttgttttcaaacacggTTACCTTAAAGAAACCACAGAAcctccacaaaaaaaaattaaaaaaccacaTGCTTTTCGCAGCAGCCAAAACACACACGTCAAACCAACGTGTGCATTTATCCAAGCGGTTCCCTGCTCATTTCTAACAGCAGGTTAGTCACGAGCACTGCACTCCACACAAACGGGCGCGTTATCAGAAAGGCCCTACAACTCAAGAGCAAGTTCTGCCACAGGCAAACAGTCAGAGAGAACCTGGAAGCTAAGGGCTCCTTCCAAGGCAGGAAGAGAGGCCCCCGAGTAGGGGCACAGCACAGGGGTGAGCAGGGGCTGTAGCAGGGAGCTGGCGGGGCGAGGCCGGTTTGTGGCAGGCAAGATCTGTGCCAGGAGATCCCGAGAGGaagtaggaggaggaggaggaggaggaggaggagagcacTGACAGCGTGGAGAGATAGTGACAGAGAGGGAGAATGTGAAATGGTAAAAATAGTGACAAATaggaatttaaaaatatatatattaaaaaagacaccACAGCAAAATTGATTCCAAAGTGAAAGCagatgaaaaactaaataaaaaatgtattccgATGACACAATCTGCTAACAGCTGCATGATGAAGGTCAACAACAATGAATTAGCTGAATGTGCCGTTTGGTTTCTGAAGCAAATCAGGTGGCcagcaataaataaatcctgtaagAAGTGCATTTCTGAGAATGGAAATGTGAAGGTGAAAGCCTGttacggctggtttcacacaccccGGTTGCCAATAATCTCGGTACTGCCCAATACTAGCTTAGGTAAGCCAGTAAAATATGAGTGCCAATCatggtttgtgaaaccagccatgtcTAAAATTTGTACAGCAAAACTTAGGTTAGTTATCGTACACTGATGACCTACTAGACCTAGTTCCATTATCAGGATCAGAATGTATGTGAGCAGAGCAGGGCACAACGCACCATGGTGACGGCACTGGAGTTCACTGATACTGGCTCTGTGCTTCCGTTCATATCAGAGTTCCTCTCTTTCTTAGTCTCTTCCATATCGGGAACCTTCCCAGGACCCTTCTTCTTTTTCAGCTTGGTCAGGATGGAGGACTCCCTCTCTGGGAACGGGGGCATCTCCTCCAGGACCGTCGCCTACCAAAAccgacaatatatatatatatatatatatatatgggtatggGGTATGGGTGCATATAATACCAGGATGGTACCAGGTTGGGGTGACAGAGGTACCAGGATCACGGGTACATCAGGTTGGGGTGCAGAGGTACCAGGATGGGTACGGGTTAGGGTGCAGAGGTACCAGGATGGGTACGGGTTAGGGTGCAGAGGTACCAGGATGGGTATGGGTTGGGTACAGAGGTACCAGGATGGGTATGGGTTAGGGTACAGAGAAACCAGGATGGGTACGGGTTAGGGTACAGAGAAACCAGGATGGGTACGGGTTAGGGTGCAGAGGTACCAGGATGGGTACGGGTTAGGGTGCAGAGGTACCAGGATGGGTATGGGTTGGGTACAGAGGTACCAGgatgggtatgggtatgggtgcAGAGGTACCAGGATGGGTATAGGTTGGGGTGCAGAGGTGCCAGGATGAGTATGGGTTAGGGTGCAGAGGTACCAGGATGGGTACGGGTTAGGGTACAGAGAAACCAGGATGGGTACGGGTTAGGGTACAGAGAAACCAGGATGGGTACGGGTTAGGGTACAGAGAAACCAGGATGGGTACAGGTTAGGGTACAGAAAAACCAGGATGGGTGCGGGTTGGGGTGCAGAGGTACCAGGATGGGTACAGGTTGGGGTGCAGAGAAACCAGgatgggtatgggtatgggtgcAGAGGTACCAGGATGGGTACGGGTTGGGGTGCAGACGTACCAGGATGTCGGTGCTGGCAATGCAGCTCAACCTCAGGTACTCCACCGCTCGCTGCTGCAGCTCCACGTCCGCGTTCCTCAGCTGGGAGTCACTGCGCAGCACATCCTGGATCGTAGCCTTGATCTCGGGGAAGAGGTTCACGAACTTGATGTAGGTGGAGAGCAGCAGGGCTCGGGTAGGCACGCTACACAGGTGGAACTTGGAGTGCAGCAGATTGAACTGGATTAGAGGGCTGAGAAGAGACAGGGGAAGGGAAAAGGTTAGGCAGGGCTGTATGCAAGAGGGGTACGACAGGCAAGGGGGTCTATATAGATTAATTATATAAGAGTCGGATATGCATGAAACTTTTTCTAGACTGGAAAACTTTACACcatcaaagcaaaataaatgcagggatggaaattagactccaATTCCATAGccatttcacccattccaggttttaatatgtgcttgattagccagcagtgtataggtagcaagctcaggtaTGTTCTATTAAAAATTCCAGTagaaccaggaatggagcaaactgtTATGCAGTGCGAGTAACAACATGCTGACTCACCTAGATCTTGGATCACCAGCAATCAAGTTTCCAAATTCTCCCAGAATGTAACCGCCAACCTTCACCAGGTTTTCATGACATGCCGGAGCTTGAAGAGCCTATGGGATCACAcaacacacatttgttttcaacGCAAAGGCACggatatgttttgtttataaaaaaaaaaaaaacacacacaccacacaacgtGCAAACTAAGTAAGGGATACTGCttcagcaaaacaaaagcagACTCAGTGTGCATACTGCCCTAAAAACAAGAATTGTAAATTACTCCTCCAAGACCTATAGAATAATAGCATTTTATACTGTTATgcacagcaaagaaaaaataaaataaaaaccccacAGATTTGACAGCAGAAGGCACATTGGAACACACGCGACACCTGATTTTGCAACAGAAAAATCTCATCTATAAATAAAAGTCAGATATCAGCGAATCCAACTTTCTGCGGAAGGAGGAAAAAAGGGGCGGATGAACAGAAAGAAGGGCAGATGGGCCGAAACCAGCATCAGTAACAATTATATCTGTATCGCTTGTGCAGCTGCACTTGATATAAATATGACTGTACTCTGAAGAACCTACCAGCAGGGTTAGAGACAGGGAGAGCTGGAATGGAGTTCCTGGAGTGAAAGAAGGCTCTGTTCCTGCTCCCTGAACCTGCCTCTATTCCCTCCTGGACACTGTACAGTTTCTTTACATAGTCTGAAAAAAGCACACTAAAAGTATACCAGCATTGGAACAGGCATTGCCCAACAGGCCGGGGCAGCGTAGTTAACCCTTGCATCACGGAGTTACTATACAGAAAGGTCATCTAAATTAATACTTCCGGTGCCATGTACATAACGCTGTAGGATTCGCAGTGATATTTATAAATTAGACATCCTAGTTAAAAAGCATATAATAAACTGAACTTCTTTGGTATGGTCAGTGTAAGTGTCAAAGTATCACAAAAAAGACAGACAACCCGAGCATCTCCATTCGATATAATTTTGGGTTGTAGAAAGGTATGCACAAGTTCTGAATGCATCATTTAATTGCGCTCTTGGTTTAAATGCAATCAGACATCCAATCGGTAATTAGCGAAACTCCAGCCTTTGTGATCAGTTAATACATTACACAAATCTCAAACAAACATTCACTTCTGTAATCACTTACTAAAAGCTGTTTCAGACTTATCATTAGGCTACTCTTAAAAGAGTAGGAAGTGGGTTAAAAGCCAACAGGCAGAAAGCAGAAAGGTTTCTGTTTGGTTTCCTCACCTCAAACACGGTTTTGGCCGAGTACCCCTGCACGTCGTCCCGGTTGATGACGATCTGGATCACTCGGTACCAGACCTCCTCGCTCACGTAGTCGCCCGCGATGCGGATCAGGTTCAGGATGGTGTCCACGTACCAGGTGTAATCCACAGCGTACTTCTCAGCCAGGATCGCCACCTTCAGAACCTGCACACAACAGCGGCAgcaccaccaccatcatcatcatcaccatcatcattgGGCTTAAGCACACAGGTCGGCTGTGCTGGAAACAAACAGGGCCGACTTGGATGTATAGCATAGTTTACAGCATATTAATGAACACGGCAAGCCTGGGTAAACTAgtgtatggtaaatgcatagcataaccatgggaaagctgcaaaaatactgtggtaaacttttacaagggatatCCCTCACCGTGTTGCAGAAAAGGCAACTGGATCCAACAGCACTGAGCTGCAAATGAACTGGGGTTCACATGAACGCGTTAATGAAGATCCGATCCTACTCACAATCTCTTCCCGAATGGAGTAATCAGCAGTTTCCAGGTAGTTTAACATCTCTGCCACAATCTGCTGTGCATTGCTTCGGTCACACATTGCGTACAGCAGGTCCACAGCCCTCTGCCTCACACTCacatctctctctgtctgcaaGATAGTAAACAAGCAAATTAGTAAATTAATGCACTTCAGATCCTCGGAGACAGACTTGCACtgctttttgttcattttgataTCTGGGCCACAGCAGGCTTTTACATAAGTGTCAACGAGAGCTTAACCAGAATGATGAAACTATAACGTTTTAATTGGTTTCACTGTATCCTGTTAATTCTGTACTTAAtgaactgtaaaacaaaagtaCAATTGGTATCATATTAGttagaaacacaaaataaatctccaaagtaaaataaaccttttactCCATATTACCTAttgaagaaaaaagagaaacacaAGTCGCATTATCTGTTTCAGCCAACACTATTATGCTTTGGTCTTCCTAGCGTGGTATCTTTTTGATAGTCATTTATAAATCATGTTGAACAAATAAAGGCATGGACATCTTTTACCACCAAATacttcaagcagtgtttgtttgaatatttgaatgTGTCCCAGGTGacaatgtctgtgtgtgtcttgaCACCCTTGTGTGACAGTTCATTATAAATGGCAACACAAGCTaaccacaataataaaaaaaaaaaacgtttcattGTATTCTGTGAAAGAAGGACTGTGCACAGACTCCCTTTCTTTGAGTACAAATGCATCCACTGCAGCCTGTTGTGAATAAGTTCAGTAGAGACTTTACCTTCAGTGCGTTAATGACAGTCTCTATGTGAGTCTTGACAGCCTCGTGGGAGAACTCGGAGCTGGCCAGCGTACACATGCTCTCCAGGGCCAGGTACCTCAGGTTTGTTTCCCGGTGCTGCAGAAACTGCCCCAGCTGGTTACAAGCTCGGACCAGCAGGTTTGGCTCACTGCGGGAAGAACAGAGAAGAACATGCTTGTCTATGTGTATTTACTACAAACCGACATTACCAATTACAGTCTGCAGTGAATAAGAACCATGAGTTggtaattttttttggttttctgaaGGAAATGCACCAATGACAATTTAAAGTGGATAGTCTGGCCCCATCAGTAACGCTGCGGCCGGCTGTGGCAGCTCCTCCTGCAGGTGTACGCCTGGTCTACCTGTCATGATGGATTATCAGGCTGATGGCTTCGAACAGGACCGCGTTCTTAGCGTTGGAGTGCTGGACTTTCTTGGATTTGGGTGGCTCCTGGGCTTTATTCAGGATGGTCTCCAGACATTCGGTAAGACGCCCGCGCACTGCTCCTTCCTCTATGGGGGTgtggggaaagagagagagagagagaaaggttaGGCAGTACAGCCTGCAAGAAGAGGAGAACACAAGCGGTTCAGATGGAAAGGTCATGTTTgcattttgactgtttttggtGCTTGTGATCTGAGCCATTGGCACTGGCTGGCAGGCAGCACCACAGCATCCCCATGTAGCTCGGGGAGTGCCCCTTCAGTCCCCACTCCATCCTGTCCTGCATCTCTGTCCCAAGCAGAGACAACGTGTTATTTTGAACCGTTTTGTGGGGGTGGTTTTGAGCTGCAGACCAAGTCTCTGCATGAATTTCTCTGCCAGACCCACCAAAGTACAAACGTGTTTTCCAGGagaagacaataaaataaaaaccttgtgttTCTTAAACTGCGGGGACAGGCCACTGACCTGGGGGCGGATAGCACTGCAGAAGACGAAGAAGCTTGACCGAGAGCCACGGGGCAGGAACAAAGTAGTACGTGTAGTCTTGGAGGTCTGTTGATGCCGAGGTCACgatctgaataaaaaaataaataaatcaggacaGAGAATGGAAAGCGGGACCAAGGCAAGAgcgtggtaaataaataaaataaagatcacACCAAACTTAACTACtataaacacagtttttttttttttaagttcttttaTGCCAGCACTGTTAGCTAAGTGACACATTACAGCGATGGGGCTCTTACCCTGCTGAGCCTCGACACTGCCAGGGACACCGACGTCTTGAACTCTTCGGGGTTCTTCTGCGCCAGAGTAGTGATCAGACTGGTGGCAGCCGTCACCACTCCCTGCAGGGGCAAAGGAACAGCTTCATATTATTGATGCACTGAAGAATCACACAGGTATTGTGCATGGTTGCTTTGCAGcgtgtttcattttatttctgcatgctTTTCGTGCATGACTTGTAGATTGCTATACATTTCCTAACCACCCTCCACATAAGAACACACTAGTGTTCCTATGCAATGTAAAATGCACAAGCAGGCATTTCCTACAGTTGTTACGCGTGTGTGTCTACACAACACAGCAAATTTAAGCTATTGAATATCTCTGTTCAAACCCCTGTCTTTTATAAAGATAAAACACTTCTCATAAGCACTGTGCAGGCAAAAGGACTTCAAAATAAGCAATGAAAGaagttatgttttatataaattggaCAATGC
Coding sequences within it:
- the LOC121329885 gene encoding AP-2 complex subunit alpha-2 isoform X4, which gives rise to MPAVSKGDGMRGLAVFISDIRNCKSKEAEIKRINKELANIRSKFKGDKALDGYSKKKYVCKLLFIFLLGHDIDFGHMEAVNLLSSNKYTEKQIGYLFISVLVNSNSELIRLINNGIKNDLASRNPTFMNLALHCIANVGSREMAEAFTAEIPKILVAGDTMDSVKQSAALCLLRLNRTSPDLVPMGEWTSRVVHLLNDQHLGVVTAATSLITTLAQKNPEEFKTSVSLAVSRLSRIVTSASTDLQDYTYYFVPAPWLSVKLLRLLQCYPPPEEGAVRGRLTECLETILNKAQEPPKSKKVQHSNAKNAVLFEAISLIIHHDSEPNLLVRACNQLGQFLQHRETNLRYLALESMCTLASSEFSHEAVKTHIETVINALKTERDVSVRQRAVDLLYAMCDRSNAQQIVAEMLNYLETADYSIREEIVLKVAILAEKYAVDYTWYVDTILNLIRIAGDYVSEEVWYRVIQIVINRDDVQGYSAKTVFEALQAPACHENLVKVGGYILGEFGNLIAGDPRSSPLIQFNLLHSKFHLCSVPTRALLLSTYIKFVNLFPEIKATIQDVLRSDSQLRNADVELQQRAVEYLRLSCIASTDILATVLEEMPPFPERESSILTKLKKKKGPGKVPDMEETKKERNSDMNGSTEPVSVNSSAVTMSTPSTSTDLLGLGSAPVLNSVAPASAGGSLLVDVFSDNSPAIASLAPSAEENFSRFVCKNNGVLFENQLMQIGLKSEFRQNLGRMYIFYGNKTSTQFLSFSTAVICQDALKTQLNIQTKQVDPAVDGGAQVQQILNIECVSDFVEAPILNIQFRYGGALQNMSVKLPITLNKFFQPTEMTSQDFFQRWKQLNIPQQEVQKIFKAKHPMDTEVTKAKIIGFGVALLDMVDPNPSNFTGAGVIHSKNIQVGCLLRLEPNTQAQMYRLTLRTSRETVSRRLCELLSEQF